The following is a genomic window from Geoalkalibacter halelectricus.
CTTCGAGACGACCTACAACTCCTTCGTGCGCATGTACTACCAGAAAACCTTCGACGCCATGCTCGCCACGCCCCTCAACCTCGAGGAGATCATTCTCGGCGAATTGGTGTGGGCCGCCACCAAATCGCTCATCGCCACGCTGCTCATGGGCACGGTAATCAGCGCCTTCGGCCTGCTGGCGTTTCCCGCCTCGCTGTGGCTGCTGCCCCTGGCCTTGCTCGGCGGGCTGGCCTTCGCCGCCCTGGGCATGATCTGCACCGGGCTGATACCCAACATTGAAACCTTCAACGTGCCGATCTTTCTCATCATCACGCCCATGTTTCTGTTCAGCGGCACATTTTTTCCCCTGGCAAACCTGCCCTCCTGGGCGCAAATGCTCGCCCAGGCCCTGCCCCTCACCCACCTGGTCGCCCTGGCGCGCGCCTGCGCCCTGCACGCCTGGCAGGCCGAACTCTGGTGGAGTCTGGCCTACCTGCTCCTCTTCACCGCCCTTGCCGTGCCCCTGGCCATCGCGCTCATGGTGCGCCGCCTGATTCACTAACCTGAATCCGCTTTTCATTGACAGCCCGCCACAGCCCTGCCAAAATTAGACATCACAAATCTCATCATTCGACCTGGAAGGAGCAGTTCATGCCGACCATCGCCTGGGAAGAGCGCTTCAGCGTCAACGTCGACAAGATCGACCGGCAGCACCAGCATCTTTTTCGTCTGTTCAACCAGTTGCAGGAGGCGATCATCGCCAAGCAGGGCCAGGAGGCCCTGGCCCTGATCGTCGACGAAATGGTGGATTACACCCTGACCCATTTCGCCACGGAAGAAAAATACATGCTCGCCTACGACTACCCCGAGCTGGCCGATCATAAGGCCGAGCATGAGGTGTTCACGGGCAAGGCCCTGGAGCTTCAGAGCCGTATCCGCAACGACGAATTCATTTTGTCCCTCGAAGTGCTGCGCTTTCTCAGCGACTGGATCGCCGAACATATCTGCACCAGCGATCAGCGCTACAGCCGCCATTTCAACGCCGCGGGGCTGCGCTAAGACCAAACGATGCGGTTCACCTGCGTTCACCGCATCCTACGACCGCACCCACGACCCCAGGTAGGATGCCGGTGAGCAAAGCGAACCGCATCGATCAATTTTCATAGCGCTTGCGATAGACGGCGTAAAAGGCCACCGGGACCACCACCAGGGTGAAGAGGGTCGAGGAAAACAGGCCGAAGATCAGCGCCCAGGCCAGACCGGAGAAAATGGGATCGAGGGTGATGGGCCAGGCGCCCAGGGCGGTGGTTAATGCGGTCAGCACGATGGGACGCAGCCGCACGGCGCCGCTTTCGAGGATGGCGTCACGCAGGGCCAGGCCTTCCTTGAGAGCGCCGCGGATGAAGTCGATGAGCACCACGGCGTTGCGGATCACGATGCCGCCCAGGGCAATCATGCCGATCATGCCCGTGGCGGTGAAAAACACCGGATCGGCAAAACCGCCCACGGGGCGGTCGAGCAGCAGGTTGAGAAACCAGAATCCCGGCATGATGCCGATCACCGTCAGCGGCACCGCAAGCAGAATCAGCAACGGCAGAAAAAACGATCCGGTCTGCAAGGCCAACAGGATGTAGACGCCCACCATGGCCGCGCCAAAGGCCAAACCCAGATCGCGAAACACCCGCAGGGTGATTTCCCATTCGCCTTCGCCCGCCCACTCGACCTCGATGCCCGCCGGCAGAGGCTCGTCCCGCAGACGTTTTTGCAGATCGAGAATCGCTTCGCCGGGCGCCTGGCCCGCCATTTCCGCCGTGACATAAACCACCGGGCGAAGATTCTTGTGGTAGATGGTCTGGGCTTCGGACACCTGCTCGAAGCGGCCCAATTCCACCAGCGGCACGGGTATTCCCGCACTGCCCACCAGGGCCAGTTGCCCCAGGGCCGCGGAGCCGGCGCGTTGGGCGCGAGGCGCGATCAGGTTGATGCGCAGGGGCTGGCGCTCATCGTCGAGGTGCAAGGTCGCCGGCGACGCGCCGCCGACGGCCAGGGCCAGGGTCTGGACGAGGGCGGCGGTGTCGATGCCGTGCAGGGCGGCCTTTTCCTTGTCCGGAATAAAATCCAGGCGATAGCGCGCGGCTTCGATGGTGCTGTCGACATCCACCACGAAGGGTTCCTCGGCCATGAGGCGATGCACCCGCAGGGCCGCATCCTGCAATTGGGCGTAGCCCACCCCCGGCGCACCGTAGATTTCCGCCACCACCGTCGCCAGCACCGGGGGCCCCGGCGGCGTTTCGACGATCTTCAGGGCGGCGCCGTGAGCGCGGGCGAGATCTTCGAGATCGGCGCGCAGGCGCAGGGCCAGGGCATGGCTTTGCATGCGCCGCTCGCTCTTGTCGGCCAGGTTGATGCGAATGTCGGCCAGGTGCGGCTCGCCGCGCAGATAGTAATGGCGCACCATGCCGTTGAAATCCATGGGCGATGGCGTGCCGACATAGGAGACAAAGTTGGTCACCTCGGGCACGCCGCGCAAAAAGTCCTCGAAATCGCGCACCATGCGGTCGGTGGCTTCCAGGGTGGCGCCCTCGGGCAGATCAAGCACCAGTTGCAACTCGTTTTTGTTGTCGAAGGGCAGCATTTTCAAGGGCACCAGCCGCAACAGCGGCAGGGCCAAGGCCAGGGCCAGCAGCAGCAGAATCCCTCCGACCAGGGCCCAGCGCCACAGCCGCGCGCCGAGAAACGGGCCGACCACCCGGGCGTAGCCCCTGCGCAGCCAGTCGGGAACCACGTCCTGCCCATCCCCAGCCTCAGCCGTGGAGTTTTCCACCCGGCCGCGAATCAGGGTATAGGCCAGCCAGGGCACCAGGGTCAGGGCCGCCAGGGTGGAAAAAGTGACGGTGAGGGGCACGTTGGCGGCCATGGGCGCCATGTACGGACCCATCATCCCGGTGATGAAGAACATGGGGGTAAAGGAGATGATGATCGCCAGGGTCGAGAGGATCACCGGCGGCAGCACTTCGCCGACGGCGAACAGGGTGGCCGCGAAGGGGTTCCGGCGTCTGGCGAGGATGTGGCGCTGAATGTTGTCGACGTTGGTGATGGGATCATCCACCACCAGGCCCAGGGAGAGAATCAGGGCGAAGAGGGTGACGCGGTTGATGGTGTAGCCGAGCAGGTAATTGACGAACAGCGCCAGGGCAAAGCTCACCGGCACCGCCAAGGCCACGATCAGCGCCTCGCGCCGGCCGAGGGTCATGGCGAGCAGCACCACCACCGTGGCCACGGCGAAAAACAACGAGGTCAGCAGGTCGTTGACTTTTTGCTGGGCGGTCTGGCCGTAATTGCGGGTGACCTCCACCTGCACGTCGTCGGGGATCACCGTGCCGCGCAGCTGAGCGAGCCGCGCAAGGATCGCATCGGCGACCTCCACCGCATTGCTGCCCTTTTTCTTGGCCAGGGCCAGGGTCACGGCGGGATAGGTGCCGTAGGCCGCCGCCGGTGAGATTTCATCGGCGGGGAAGTGGGCGGCGGGATGATCGGGATTGCGCTCCAGGAACAGAAGGGAAAAGCCGATGCGCGAATAGTTTGAGGGCTCCTCGGGCCCGTCGAGAACCCGCGCCACGTCGCGCAGATAAACGGGGCGCCCGGCATGGACGCCGACCACCAGGGATTCCACCTCACGCACGCTCTGCAAAAAGGCGCTCGCACTGACCCCGATGCTGAGATCCTGCTGATCGAACCGCCCGGCGCGCACCGCCGCGTCGGCGGCGCTCAGGCTTTGGCTGACCTGCAGGGGGGAGATGCCGCGCGCGGCAAGCCGTGTCGCGTCGAGTTCGACACGCACCTCGCGGTCGCGCCCCCCGATCAGTTCCGAGCGCGAGATGTCCTCGACCTCGGTGAGCCGCGCCAGGGCCTCCTGGCCGATGCGCCGCAGCTCATAATCGCTGTAATGGCGCGAATAGAGGGTCAGGTTGACGATGGGGACGTCGTCGATTTCCACCGGGCGGATCAGCCAGCCGGTCACGATGGGCGGCGCCTGGTCGATGTTCATGCTGATCTTGTTGTGCAGCTTGACCAGGGATCGCTCGCGATCCTCGCCCACATGAAAACGCACGGTGACCAGGGCCTGGCCGTCGCGCGACATGGAGTAGACGTATTCCACCCCGTCGATTTGCCACAGCAGCTTTTCCAGGGGCGTGGCGACCAGTTGCTCGACCTCGCGGGCCGAAGCGCCCGGCGCCTGAACGAACACGTCGGCCAGGGGCACCACGATCTGCGGCTCTTCCTCGCGCGGCGTCAGCAATAACGCCGCCACCCCCAGGCTCAGGGCCAGGATCATGAGCAGCACCGGCGGTTGGGTGCGTAAGAAGGGCGCCACCAGACGCTCGACCAGGCCCCTGGGCGCGGCCCGCTCGCTCATGGTCGGGCTCCCTCGATCAGCAGGATCTCCTCACCCCTGAGGCCGGAGAGAATCTCCACATCCGCGCCGATGCGCGCGCCCGTGGTCACCAGCAGAACCCGCACCCGCTCCTGATCGAGAATGCGCACCATCTCCAACTGCCCGACGCGGCGCACCGCCTCCGCCGGCGCCAGCACCGCCGGACGCGGATCGAGGGGCACCTCCAGGCGCCCGAACATGCCGGGGTAGAGAGACGGCACACCGGGAGGCAAGCCGACCTTGACCAGGAAACTGCGGGCCGCGGGATCGGCGGCGGGCACCATTTCCTCGACGCGGCCGGGGAGATTGCGGCCCGCGATTTCGACGGCGACTTCCTGGCCCAGGGTCAAGCGCTCGATCAACCCCTCGGGCACCAGGGCTTCGAGACGCAGCAGCGCCTCGCCCTGAAGGGTGAGCAGGATTTTGCCGGGCATGGCCAGATCGCCCGGGTCGACCCGCCGCTCCACCACCTGACCGGCCAGGGGGCTGAGAATTCTCGCGTAACCAAGGCCCACCTCGGCCTCCTCGAGCCGGCGTTCGGCCTGGCCGATTCGCGCGCGCGCCTGGGCCACGCTGGCCTCGGCCTGGGCGTGCGCGGCCTGCGCCTGGCGCCATTCGGCCTCGGCCTGCTCCAGGGCCTGGGCGGTCGCCGCCTGGGCGGCAAAAAAAGTGCGGATGCGCTCATGCTGCGCCCGCGCCCGCGCGTATACCGCCTCGGCGGCCTCCACCTGGCGCTCGGCCTGGACCTGCTGCTGGCGGGCGGCGCTCAGGGCTTCTGCGGCCTGCTGGTAGCGGGCGCGCAACTCCCGGTCATCGAGTTCGAGTAGCAACTGGCCCGCGGCGACCTGTTCGCCGGAGCGCACCGCCACGCTTTTCACCCGGCTCATGACCTGGGCCGCGACCTGCCCGGTGGTGCGCGCCCGCACCGTGCCGACCGCTGCGTGGGTCTGGGGCAGCAGCACCTGGCGCACCGGCACGCGCACCTCGGTGTCACCCACCGCGGGATGCTCGACGGAACGCGCATCCTCCGGCCCGATCAAGCCGGTTCGAAACACGCCGCCCATGTAGAGAATCAGAAACACCAAGGCCAGGATACCGAGCAATATCGGCGCCAGGCGCTTAAGGGTCTTGCCCATGATTGAACCTCTCCGTCGCGGGTCCGGCGGTTGCTTCGGCTCCCGAAAGCGGCCGCCAGTCTCCCATGGCCCGGGCCAGTTCGGCCTGGGCG
Proteins encoded in this region:
- a CDS encoding ABC transporter permease; amino-acid sequence: MIRLPSPTRFSRRFVRVWQRNLSVYRKTWKISFLPPLLEPLLYLLAFGVGLAVMVGTLSHAGREISYLAFIAPALLSVAIMYNAFFETTYNSFVRMYYQKTFDAMLATPLNLEEIILGELVWAATKSLIATLLMGTVISAFGLLAFPASLWLLPLALLGGLAFAALGMICTGLIPNIETFNVPIFLIITPMFLFSGTFFPLANLPSWAQMLAQALPLTHLVALARACALHAWQAELWWSLAYLLLFTALAVPLAIALMVRRLIH
- a CDS encoding bacteriohemerythrin codes for the protein MPTIAWEERFSVNVDKIDRQHQHLFRLFNQLQEAIIAKQGQEALALIVDEMVDYTLTHFATEEKYMLAYDYPELADHKAEHEVFTGKALELQSRIRNDEFILSLEVLRFLSDWIAEHICTSDQRYSRHFNAAGLR
- a CDS encoding efflux RND transporter permease subunit; its protein translation is MSERAAPRGLVERLVAPFLRTQPPVLLMILALSLGVAALLLTPREEEPQIVVPLADVFVQAPGASAREVEQLVATPLEKLLWQIDGVEYVYSMSRDGQALVTVRFHVGEDRERSLVKLHNKISMNIDQAPPIVTGWLIRPVEIDDVPIVNLTLYSRHYSDYELRRIGQEALARLTEVEDISRSELIGGRDREVRVELDATRLAARGISPLQVSQSLSAADAAVRAGRFDQQDLSIGVSASAFLQSVREVESLVVGVHAGRPVYLRDVARVLDGPEEPSNYSRIGFSLLFLERNPDHPAAHFPADEISPAAAYGTYPAVTLALAKKKGSNAVEVADAILARLAQLRGTVIPDDVQVEVTRNYGQTAQQKVNDLLTSLFFAVATVVVLLAMTLGRREALIVALAVPVSFALALFVNYLLGYTINRVTLFALILSLGLVVDDPITNVDNIQRHILARRRNPFAATLFAVGEVLPPVILSTLAIIISFTPMFFITGMMGPYMAPMAANVPLTVTFSTLAALTLVPWLAYTLIRGRVENSTAEAGDGQDVVPDWLRRGYARVVGPFLGARLWRWALVGGILLLLALALALPLLRLVPLKMLPFDNKNELQLVLDLPEGATLEATDRMVRDFEDFLRGVPEVTNFVSYVGTPSPMDFNGMVRHYYLRGEPHLADIRINLADKSERRMQSHALALRLRADLEDLARAHGAALKIVETPPGPPVLATVVAEIYGAPGVGYAQLQDAALRVHRLMAEEPFVVDVDSTIEAARYRLDFIPDKEKAALHGIDTAALVQTLALAVGGASPATLHLDDERQPLRINLIAPRAQRAGSAALGQLALVGSAGIPVPLVELGRFEQVSEAQTIYHKNLRPVVYVTAEMAGQAPGEAILDLQKRLRDEPLPAGIEVEWAGEGEWEITLRVFRDLGLAFGAAMVGVYILLALQTGSFFLPLLILLAVPLTVIGIMPGFWFLNLLLDRPVGGFADPVFFTATGMIGMIALGGIVIRNAVVLIDFIRGALKEGLALRDAILESGAVRLRPIVLTALTTALGAWPITLDPIFSGLAWALIFGLFSSTLFTLVVVPVAFYAVYRKRYEN
- a CDS encoding efflux RND transporter periplasmic adaptor subunit; protein product: MGKTLKRLAPILLGILALVFLILYMGGVFRTGLIGPEDARSVEHPAVGDTEVRVPVRQVLLPQTHAAVGTVRARTTGQVAAQVMSRVKSVAVRSGEQVAAGQLLLELDDRELRARYQQAAEALSAARQQQVQAERQVEAAEAVYARARAQHERIRTFFAAQAATAQALEQAEAEWRQAQAAHAQAEASVAQARARIGQAERRLEEAEVGLGYARILSPLAGQVVERRVDPGDLAMPGKILLTLQGEALLRLEALVPEGLIERLTLGQEVAVEIAGRNLPGRVEEMVPAADPAARSFLVKVGLPPGVPSLYPGMFGRLEVPLDPRPAVLAPAEAVRRVGQLEMVRILDQERVRVLLVTTGARIGADVEILSGLRGEEILLIEGARP